The Malus domestica chromosome 06, GDT2T_hap1 genome has a segment encoding these proteins:
- the LOC103437512 gene encoding membrane-anchored ubiquitin-fold protein 3, translating into MPEDDLVDIKFRLYDGTDVGPFSYSSASTVDMLKQRVVSDWPKGKTMTPKTANEVKLMSFGKILENNKTVGQCKLPLADIGGGIIVMHVVVQPAIEKAKTEKKIDDLPQKVVCSCSIL; encoded by the exons ATGCCGGAGGACGATTTGGTGGACATAAAGTTCCGGTTGTACGACGGCACCGATGTCGGTCCGTTCAGCTACTCATCGGCCTCAACCGTCGATATGCTCAAGCAGAGGGTCGTCTCTGATTGGCCCAAAG GCAAGACTATGACGCCGAAGACGGCGAATGAAGTGAAACTGATGAGTTTTGGCAAGATTTTGGAGAACAACAAGACAGTGGGTCAGTGTAAATTACCTTTGGCTGATATTGGTGGGGGAATTATCGTAATGCATGTTGTTGTACAGCCAGCTATCGAAAAAGCTAAAACGG AAAAGAAGATTGATGATCTGCCCCAGAAAGTTGTCTGCTCATGTTCCATATTATGA